DNA from Onychomys torridus chromosome 1, mOncTor1.1, whole genome shotgun sequence:
CCACTCTGCTGCTTGACATCTCCACCGTGTCCTGAGGAACACTGCTTCCATTTTCACCCGTGTCAGGGGCGTCCTGGAGAGCCCTCTGGAGAACCGTTCTGAGGGTCAGGTGCTTCAGCTGGTGCCTGAAGGAGCCCACGAAGAAGTAAATGATGGGGTTGGCACAGCTGTTAATGGCAGTCAGGACCAGTGACGCCAGATAAAGACCATAAGCAAACACACCATAATCAATCTTAATCCAGATTAACAGGAACCAGTGGATGCCAAAGGGCAAGCCGCAGAGGAGAAAAACGAGCACTGTGAGCATGATGGTCGCATACAATCTGGTGAGCTTTATCCGACCAGCGCCACAGAACAACTTGGCCAGCAGGGCCAGGCTGGACAGGCAGAGgaccacaaacaaaaacatcaggcACGCGGCAGTGAAGAAGTTCGATGCCAGACACCGGTTGTCATTTTCATATTTGGTATCTAAGAAGCCACAGAAATACCGGTTCAGAATGCTGATCAATATGGACAGGACCCAGATCGTAGCACACATGACAGTTGATGTGTGTTTTGGGCGGTGGCAGCGGTACCAGATGGGGCACAGGACAGACAGGCAGCGCTCGGTGCTGATggcactgagcatgctcaggcCTGCGATGTAGGGAACCATCATGACGGTGTTAAAGCATGGGAGGAAGATAATGTTGGGATAGGAAAACTTGAGGAGAAGCAGAATGGAGTCTATGAtgtggcagaggaggaagaggaagtcagCCACAGCCAGGTTTAGGATGTAGACGGAGAAGGCATTCCTGCGCAAGCGGAAGCCCAGGAGCCAGAAGACGATGGCGTTTCCTGTCAGCCCCACCAGTCCTGAGATGACTATCATCAAGTTTGGGATCAGGGTCCTGCTGTTGAAGCTTCCAGGCACGGTTTTGTCCATTGGGTTTGTTGTGACTACTGTCCCTGAGGCTGAGGTGTTTGGGCTTAGAAACCCTGCGATGGTGCTGCTGGGAAGACAAAGAAGACGTGAGGTCTGCTGTGTGTACACGCCTTTTgtgaaagatgtattttattagcACGTATTAACTGTGTAAGATGATGAATTTTATTATGAGGTTTTTCAGAGATGTTTGTAATGTACTTTTTTATGATCACTAATTAATTGACAGGCCTACCTTACTGTGCAGGAACAACAGTTTCAGGGGAGGTGGTACAGGCTGGCAGAGTAAGCAACTTATTAAAAAACCCCAAAGCCCCAGAATCTGCCCCCTCCCCTTTGAGCAGTCCTTTAGAATCATCACCAAGGTGTATTGATTATATGTAGATAAAAGAAAAGCCAGAGAATTAATGTCCAAATTAGGTTCAAGATGGCAATCCATATCGTGGATTAAGAagccatcaggtttaaatgaagtACAGAAAGAGTGAGGAAAAGAAGACAACAGCATGGAACAAAATAGTCAACTAGGAGGAAAatcagaatctctctctctctctctctctgtctcttaaacTCACAAAAGCCGGCCATTCTTTCAGGAAttcacagaggcagggggatactTGTTCTTCAGGGATGCAGACAGGCACCCAGCACTGAATGCACACCATTCTCTACGTCCTTTCTAAGAGACACTGGCCACTGTTGTCCCTACTTCCAGTTAGGGAGCTTAGAAATTTGCACCGCTAATTTTTGGGTCTGACGTATTGTCTTTTTCATCAAGCCAGGAGCTTCACATGAACAAGTTATTTATACCTAGTTTTTTCACTAACCTACTTGGGTCTGTAGAATCCTTATTTAACAGGGGTGGAGGGGGGATGACTAAGACTTAATCAGACAAAGGAATACTCATCTGATCATGTCATGCAAGCCATTTTCATACTCATCCTTGATCTCCTGAGGTGCTGTTTAAGGCTTTCTCTCCTCATGTCACTACACAATCCCATCATTATGATCTTCATCACTATATACTCCTACCATGGTGCTCTACATCACCATGATGCTCTACATGATTACACTCTTTTACCATGATGTTCTACTTCAGTACATACTCCCACCATGATGCCCCACATCACTACATAATCCTACCACGATGCTCTCCTCACTATCCACTCCCACCATAATGCTTCCTACCATTGCACACTCCCACCATCACTGTGAGTctagaaatgtatatacaaatgACCACAGAATGAAATCTAAAATCACAtggcaaaataaataatcttCACCTTTACTGGTTTGTGTCAGATATTTTGGTTCTAATAATGATAAAATCAACTAGTATAAAAAATCAATAATGAGATTGGGGTCACTGGTATGACTAAATCTGGCT
Protein-coding regions in this window:
- the LOC118572220 gene encoding mas-related G-protein coupled receptor member A; protein product: MGESTIAGFLSPNTSASGTVVTTNPMDKTVPGSFNSRTLIPNLMIVISGLVGLTGNAIVFWLLGFRLRRNAFSVYILNLAVADFLFLLCHIIDSILLLLKFSYPNIIFLPCFNTVMMVPYIAGLSMLSAISTERCLSVLCPIWYRCHRPKHTSTVMCATIWVLSILISILNRYFCGFLDTKYENDNRCLASNFFTAACLMFLFVVLCLSSLALLAKLFCGAGRIKLTRLYATIMLTVLVFLLCGLPFGIHWFLLIWIKIDYGVFAYGLYLASLVLTAINSCANPIIYFFVGSFRHQLKHLTLRTVLQRALQDAPDTGENGSSVPQDTVEMSSSRVEQ